In one Epinephelus moara isolate mb chromosome 6, YSFRI_EMoa_1.0, whole genome shotgun sequence genomic region, the following are encoded:
- the si:dkey-250k15.4 gene encoding uncharacterized protein si:dkey-250k15.4 isoform X2: MSHVCGGALPDKENILNVFNKQIKTTDKKHCSVNRFAADCKCSNHYRMTDGQQHKLKRLRSRKERSQMRGGGREASKPKSHHHHCHRQSSTDVAHSQNCCHSGCHCSARRAAPFPTVIPAAQEPSIITDSRLIGHHGLFNHEVKSIDIERLLSEQSKLEKSREQVQEKNNATSHPSSTSHIPSPFSTNDLVGADNDDCQKTEKKVSQGSVITPGQKPQQQLDLSSESFKSILSSKHSSPPVVMMESKKSSPVMSKKGRESQLTPTVVRANVKTLNRNVKRHVISTPEHTPKNQCLESPVHQTRPHGLSPSPLQLPSSHTADSFDIQQRRQDPDCVSKSVSALAAGLCDCLQFPHLRRRNLVAESREVLLKALRERHGPWLQENLLEVQRCLSFGADTAKKVQHQEPTMMDELLSPDIFTTAFQTDTASQPRFDTHTTTSFRLTGSGHFNWKSRSQPHQNLEEICR, encoded by the exons ATGAGCCACGTGTGTGGCGGGGCTTTACcagacaaagaaaacattttaaatgttttcaacaagcaaataaaaacaacagataaGAAACATTGCTCAGTGAACAGATTCGCTGCAGACTGCAAATGTTCAAACCATTATCGTATGACAGATGGGCAGCAGCACAAACTTAAACGACTGAGGAGTCGCAAGGAGAGGAGTCAGATGAGAGGTGGTGGGAGAGAGGCCTCCAAGCCCAAATCACATCACCATCACTGCCATCGCCAAAGCAGTACAGATGTAGCACATTCCCAGAACTGCTGTCACAGTGGCTGTCATTGCTCTGCAAGAAGAGCTGCACCATTTCCGACTGTCATTCCTGCCGCACAGGAGCCCAGTATCATCACAGACAGTCGACTGATTGGACACCACGGCCTGTTCAACCATGAGGTGAAGTCTATCGACATTGAACGCTTGTTAAGTGAGCAGAGCAAACTGGAGAAAAGCAGAGAGCAAGTTCAAGAAAAGAACAATGCTACTTCACATCCATCTTCAACATCTCACATTCCTTCTCCGTTCTCCACAAATGATTTGGTGGGTGCTGATAATGATGATTGCCAGAAGACAGAGAAGAAAGTCAGTCAAGGATCAGTTATCACTCCCGGCCAGAAACCACAGCAACAGCTTGATCTTTCATCTGAAAGTTTTAAAAGCATCCTCTCATCTAAACACAGCTCGCCCCCTGTAGTGATGATGGAGAGCAAGAAGAGCAGCCCTGTCATGTCTAAAAAGGGCAGAGAGTCACAGCTGACTCCCACTGTTGTCAGAGCAAATGTGAAGACACTGAACAGAAATGTAAAGCGTCATGTGATTTCTACTCCGGAGCACACCCCAAAGAACCAGTGTTTGGAGTCTCCTGTCCACCAAACACGACCTCATGGTCTCAGCCCAAGCCCACTTCAGCTCCCCAGCTCACACACTGCTGACAGCTTTGACATACAGCAGAGAAGACAAGACCCTGACTGTGTATCTAAGTCTGTCAGCGCACTGGCAGCAGGTTTGTGTGACTGTCTGCAGTTCCCACATCTGAGGAGGAGAAACCTGGTGGCAGAGAGCAGGGAGGTGTTGTTGAAAGCTCTACGGGAGAGGCATGGACCCTGGCTTCAGGAGAACCTCCTCGAGGTGCAGCGATGCCTCAGCTTTGGTGCGGACACCGCAAAGAAAGTCCAGCATCAGGAGCCAACCATGATGGATGAACTCTTGTCTCCAG ATATATTCACAACAGCGTTTCAGACCGACACTGCCAGTCAGCCACGATTTGACACCCACACAACCACATCTTTCAGGCTGACGGGAAGTGGGCATTTTAACTGGAAGTCCAGGTCACAGCCACACCAAAACCTGGAAGAG ATTTGTCGATAG
- the si:dkey-250k15.4 gene encoding uncharacterized protein si:dkey-250k15.4 isoform X1: MSHVCGGALPDKENILNVFNKQIKTTDKKHCSVNRFAADCKCSNHYRMTDGQQHKLKRLRSRKERSQMRGGGREASKPKSHHHHCHRQSSTDVAHSQNCCHSGCHCSARRAAPFPTVIPAAQEPSIITDSRLIGHHGLFNHEVKSIDIERLLSEQSKLEKSREQVQEKNNATSHPSSTSHIPSPFSTNDLVGADNDDCQKTEKKVSQGSVITPGQKPQQQLDLSSESFKSILSSKHSSPPVVMMESKKSSPVMSKKGRESQLTPTVVRANVKTLNRNVKRHVISTPEHTPKNQCLESPVHQTRPHGLSPSPLQLPSSHTADSFDIQQRRQDPDCVSKSVSALAAGLCDCLQFPHLRRRNLVAESREVLLKALRERHGPWLQENLLEVQRCLSFGADTAKKVQHQEPTMMDELLSPDIFTTAFQTDTASQPRFDTHTTTSFRLTGSGHFNWKSRSQPHQNLEETAEWLTSPAETSVSLLDDILRPASPPQFCMEFEPCGVTASDHLFSSTSHWGEKAAASQHWEDSFNRPKSRGAVMFDSFEDSFMKHTRALPERSSGSQYSGSSIEPFFPYKPQLPDRRSAEPVHFPQGKDPFETDRYSFAPPFSAQNNYPQLSFQAFNQFSHPSTCPPLRSHHTDMTHYPPSYMLERDPAAPLSSFPSPEHWSFPPMRLY, translated from the exons ATGAGCCACGTGTGTGGCGGGGCTTTACcagacaaagaaaacattttaaatgttttcaacaagcaaataaaaacaacagataaGAAACATTGCTCAGTGAACAGATTCGCTGCAGACTGCAAATGTTCAAACCATTATCGTATGACAGATGGGCAGCAGCACAAACTTAAACGACTGAGGAGTCGCAAGGAGAGGAGTCAGATGAGAGGTGGTGGGAGAGAGGCCTCCAAGCCCAAATCACATCACCATCACTGCCATCGCCAAAGCAGTACAGATGTAGCACATTCCCAGAACTGCTGTCACAGTGGCTGTCATTGCTCTGCAAGAAGAGCTGCACCATTTCCGACTGTCATTCCTGCCGCACAGGAGCCCAGTATCATCACAGACAGTCGACTGATTGGACACCACGGCCTGTTCAACCATGAGGTGAAGTCTATCGACATTGAACGCTTGTTAAGTGAGCAGAGCAAACTGGAGAAAAGCAGAGAGCAAGTTCAAGAAAAGAACAATGCTACTTCACATCCATCTTCAACATCTCACATTCCTTCTCCGTTCTCCACAAATGATTTGGTGGGTGCTGATAATGATGATTGCCAGAAGACAGAGAAGAAAGTCAGTCAAGGATCAGTTATCACTCCCGGCCAGAAACCACAGCAACAGCTTGATCTTTCATCTGAAAGTTTTAAAAGCATCCTCTCATCTAAACACAGCTCGCCCCCTGTAGTGATGATGGAGAGCAAGAAGAGCAGCCCTGTCATGTCTAAAAAGGGCAGAGAGTCACAGCTGACTCCCACTGTTGTCAGAGCAAATGTGAAGACACTGAACAGAAATGTAAAGCGTCATGTGATTTCTACTCCGGAGCACACCCCAAAGAACCAGTGTTTGGAGTCTCCTGTCCACCAAACACGACCTCATGGTCTCAGCCCAAGCCCACTTCAGCTCCCCAGCTCACACACTGCTGACAGCTTTGACATACAGCAGAGAAGACAAGACCCTGACTGTGTATCTAAGTCTGTCAGCGCACTGGCAGCAGGTTTGTGTGACTGTCTGCAGTTCCCACATCTGAGGAGGAGAAACCTGGTGGCAGAGAGCAGGGAGGTGTTGTTGAAAGCTCTACGGGAGAGGCATGGACCCTGGCTTCAGGAGAACCTCCTCGAGGTGCAGCGATGCCTCAGCTTTGGTGCGGACACCGCAAAGAAAGTCCAGCATCAGGAGCCAACCATGATGGATGAACTCTTGTCTCCAG ATATATTCACAACAGCGTTTCAGACCGACACTGCCAGTCAGCCACGATTTGACACCCACACAACCACATCTTTCAGGCTGACGGGAAGTGGGCATTTTAACTGGAAGTCCAGGTCACAGCCACACCAAAACCTGGAAGAG ACTGCTGAATGGTTGACAAGCCCTGCAGAGACTTCTGTCAGCCTTTTGGATGATATCCTCAGACCAGCTAGCCCTCCACAGTTCTGCATGGAGTTTGAGCCCTGTGGAGTTACAGCCAGTGATCATTTGTTCTCTTCCACCTCACACTGGGGAGAAAAAGCCGCAGCCTCTCAGCACTGGGAAGACAGTTTCAACAGGCCAAAGAGCAGAGGGGCTGTTATGTTTGATTCCTTTGAAGACAGCTTTATGAAGCACACCAGAGCACTTCCAGAGAGGAGCAGTGGGTCTCAGTACAGTGGCAGCAGCATCGAGCCTTTCTTTCCTTACAAACCACAGCTGCCAGACAGACGTTCAGCAGAGCCAGTGCACTTTCCTCAGGGGAAAGACCCATTTGAAACTGACAGATACTCTTTTGCTCCCCCCTTCTCTGCCCAAAATAACTATCCTCAACTGAGCTTCCAGGCTTTCAACCAATTCAGTCACCCTTCAACTTGCCCTCCCCTCAGGTCCCACCACACTGACATGACGCATTACCCACCATCTTACATGCTTGAAAGAGACCCAGCAGCTCCCCTTTCTTCTTTCCCGAGCCCTGAGCATTGGTCCTTCCCTCCTATGAGACTGTACTAA